Genomic window (Aedes albopictus strain Foshan unplaced genomic scaffold, AalbF5 HiC_scaffold_600, whole genome shotgun sequence):
TTTCGTGCTTCTGCGGTCGGTCGTTCCGACTCTCCTCCGTAAGTGAACGGCGCTAACATCGGTATCGCATTACGAATTTATCCACTGTTGTCGTCATCGACGCGGCAGCGTCTTTTTCCGACGaaagcgcctaaatgtatgcacgcGTGACCGCGCGCGCTTTCACCTTTCCTAGCGCTACGCCACCCACCATAGGACCAGGACGAACGAAACGAGCCGCCTACTGTGTGCGAGGTGTGCGGATCACTTCTCATCCGCCCCTCTCGGACAGCATTCGGCCTGCGGGCGGACTGCTGCATTTCGAAATCAATTTATGCGCAACGAGTATAATGGACTCACGTTGGCATGAAATAATTAAAATTCCTGACAAAATTTATTCGCGCGCACATCGATTATTCATGCAGAGAGCTCCGAGGACCGGGGAATCCCGGCGAGGTGCCGCTGTAGATTTTAATTTGATTTGCAAAATAACTCGACACAATAATTCGGTTTATTTGCACAGAGGAGGGGGCGATCGGCACTTTTCGTCCCCGTGAACCGCGAACACTTGAACTCTCGAACGGAGGTGATTAAATTAAATGATAATTTTGTGAGCGCGTTTTTTGCACCCACTCATACTCATTCCACTCGCAGTTATTCGCTCACTCACTCACTGACGCCTCGCCTATGCTAATGAGCGTTTAATTAAGTGAGCATGGGACTTGTTTTTGAAAATTGCCGCCTCTCAACATTTATCGGCTCGGCATCAAAGTAGGCTGGGTGTGGGGAGGGGGACGACATAAAGGGAAACACTGTTAATTTAGAGGTTATGTTTCAATTGAGGATGTCGGTCGGCGAGGTAATTCTGGCCGTACCGTATCGCATTCCCGCGACGTGCTAATCAATAGTTTAATCTACGCCAGTGGTTTTCAACCGATTATAATACCAACCTGAAAGCATAAACAGACGTCTGACTCTAATAACTTGTCATTGTTTATCTTTTTAACTGTTAATGTTTGTAGTTTGCCATTCGGTCACTCACGGCGCTTGCATCAGTCTTACTCTTGTCTGATTTTTGATCATTACTGCCACCTAGTCAGCACTTGACAAAACACAGCGTGAACAGAATTGGGCGGTTATGCTTTCATGACGATGATCGCAATTAGTCATGCTTCTATTTGTCCGTGATTTGGTCTTGGAAATCTCATATTTTCTAACTTTGCGAGAGCctgctttaaagctgcttaaccTCCTCCTCGGAACTTTATGCAGCCTTAAGTTGCGTGTGCATACTTAAGCCTCAAGCGTCTTGAAAGTTCCGTTCGGAACTTTGTCCCTTTATGTTAGAAACCACTGATCTATTCCATCCGCGGTCGGCGCCTCCGCCTTCAGCACCGACTCCCCGTTGCCTGATTTATATGTTTATAATAAATCGGTTAGGCAGCAGTTGCGTCGCCATCGCACCCTGTCCGCACACGCCCTTGTACACGACCAGGTTCAACCCAGCCGCGCCTAACTAATGGCACCACTTAGCATCGTAATGGGCACTCAATTAGCATAAACAAGCTCATTgacaatctgtttttttttcctatctCCCTTGCAAAACAGGTCTCAAATGGTCCGATCGGTACCCACCTAACGCCCATCGGCGGCCATCCTGCAGCTGTGGCGTCGCCTCAATCGCAGCAACCCGGTGTGCCGTCGCCCCAGCAACCGCAGCCACCTGCGTCACCACAGACGGCCGGCCTGAGCAGTAAGCCGCTCCTACCGACGGCCTCCGCTAAGATTCCGGCGACGCTAAGTACAACGACTGCGACGACGACGGTAACCACGGCAATGTCATCATCGCAGCAACCCGGCAAGCAAGGGTCTCCTCATCCTCAGTCGCCGCTGCAGCCGATCGGATCGGTTCCGTCGCCTGCTATGCAGCAACAACCGCACACGCCGCAATCTCAGCCGCCGCCGTCGCCGCAACAAACGCCTATGCAGCAGCACAATAGCAACAGCAACAGTAGTAGTAGTAACAGCGGCCCTGTGAAGCCCTCTTCCGTTCCGAGTTTTATCGGAGCGGGGTCGTCCTTCGCAGCCGTTGCCACAACGGCGTCGGCGGCTTCCTTACCAAACGGACTGCCGCCGCCTACTATACCAGCCAACGGTGGTCAGCCGCCACACACAAACTCGAGCAGCAACAGTGCAGCGCCATCTTCACTGCCAGTGAACGTACCCCACACGCCACCGGCGGCGACGCCTGCAAGCGGACAAAGTCCCGCCATCCATCCATCGGTGGAAAGCTCACTGGCTGCGTCGAACAGCATCGGCCTGCGGACACACAGCCCTGCTGTGGCAACCAGTGCTGCCCTCTCGGCGGCTGTAACGCCAACAGGTCTACTCAACGGATCTCATGCCACCCATCCGGGTATCCCTCATTCAGCCGCCATGATGTTACCGAACGGTCTCGGTAGTATACCACCCCACTATCGGGCGGCCTACCCCGGATACCCTCTCTACGCCCCCTACGGTAGCTTTCAACACAATCCGTATCTACCGCCCTCGGTGGCGGCTCCAAATCTATCACCTCGAATGCATCCAGGCGCTCCTCCAGGCCTCGGCGGCATACCACCGTCGATGCTCGGTCTTGGCCTAATGGACTCCCGATTGCAGCACCCTCTGGCGGGCGCCAACGGTAGTCCTTCACACCTCCGCGACCGGGACGCCTCTCCAATGGGTCAGCCACCCTCGAAAATCGTGCGGCCCATCACTCCGAACGCCAACAGCAACGGCAGCAATAGTAACTCTTCGTCGGCCCCTTCGGCAACGGCGGCGGCACCCCCTCATTCCTCGAGTGGTTCTGTGCCGCCACCGTCCTCCCACATACCATCCCCGCATGGCGTTCCCCATGGCGCTACCCCTCCATCATCACACCCATCGCTGAGGGATCAGCCGCCGTCGCAGCTATCGCATCCCTCGCTCGGCGGCTCATCACATCTCTTACCTCCTCATCATCCGGCGGCAGCGTCCCAACAGcagccgccaccgccgccactGTCATCGCATCCTCAACCACCAGCGTCGCATTTAGTAGGACCATCCTCGCATCATCCGCTGGTGGGGCCACTCCCGCCGGGAATGCCGCACGGAAGCGCCCACCATCTGTCATCACACCTCCCGCCTACTAGCAGCAGCGCCGGCAGTAGTAATAGCAATAGTGCCCATCTGTCGCATCCCTCGATCAGCGCCAGCGCGCGAACGCACTCTCCTAGGGGGCATAGTCCCAACCGGGAAAGAGATAGTTATAGGTGAGTTTACAAGAGATGGCAGCACAGTGTCAGAGTGCGTCACTaacttgttttgttttatttcgtTTCAGTAGTAACGTAAGTAGTTTATCGCGATCGACGCCAGGATCTGCGCTACCGTACGGCAGCGGAGGCAGCAGCGCGAGTAGCGCCAGTACCGGTGGCCCTCCACCGGGTCCATCACCAACGCTTCCTTATAGTTCGGCTGGTCCACCTGCACTATCCTCTCCGGCGGCGTTGTCCGTTTCGTCGGCGGCCTCGTCAGCCGTATCTTCTAGTCTTACCTACCCTAAACCTTCGCTAGCTGCCGTGACGACCAGTGGCAGTAGTTCCAGTGTTAGCGCAAGCTTACCGGCCGGTCCTCCGGGTTGGCCGCCGACCCTACCACCTTCGGCCACCGCAGTGGGAGGACCATCTTCCGCCGGGGCGCCACCGTCACACTCACCGGCTGCGGCCAGTTCCATTGTAAATAACAGTTCTTCCTCCCTGTCTCGACCAACTCCTCCCCCGCCTTCTGCCTCGTCCGGTGGACCGACGCCCAGTCAGCCGCCGACGTCGCATTCCTCCGTACCCCCATCATCATTCCCGGCGCCGCTGTTCGCAGCGCCATTACCTCCTCCGGTCGTATCCACGGCCAGCACTCCCTCGCAACCCACGGCGCCGCACCCGTTCTCGGCCGAATCGTTATTCTCCACAAAAGGTAAGCCCCGTCTACACCAGTGTCAGCAAACAGCGCATCTAAACGACCCTCTCTCTTCAACAGACCAAGACATGCTGCGACGCGAGTTGGACAATCGGTTTCTTGATCGGAGTGGTCTCAGCACGGTTCCTGCGCCGCCCTACCTGCGCCAGGAGCTGCATCACCATCAGCATCAGCACACCCATCTGCATCAGCATCAACACCAGCATCAGCACCAGCCAATCCTTCCGACGGCTGCCGCTCCGACGCCAGCCCTCTTTCCACCGCCTCTCTTCAAGGACGTGCCCAAGATCGGTGCCGTCGATTCGCCCTTCTACCGGACGGGGCTCGGAATACCCGGCTATCCGTACGGTCCCGGACTGCTCCATCCCGGCCTAAGCGGACCAACGCAATTCGTACCACCGAGCCACCTGCAATCGTTTGTGCCCAAGGTTAGTTCCTTTGCGCCATCCCCCAGATCATCCCCACACCCGCAGTAGGCCATCATTTGTGTTCTGTTGTCTGTGGTTGGTGTGTTAAATGTTCCTAACCTCACCCCTTCGAACAAACACACGTACACATGCGCAGCGCCGCCCCCAGCAGCCAATCATAAAGCTTTGTTTTTCTTGTTTCCGGTTCTCTCGTTCTTGTTACTTGTTTTGGTTTCGTGTAACCACTCATCGCCATCACCACCACCACTACTACTACTACCACCACCAATACTACTACTACTACACGTTCACAGCAGCAGGCACCGCCGGTTGACCCGACCAAAAAGGTAGGTTCTTCATCCCCATCCGGGGTTCATTACGCGCTTTTTCCATTTCCattttttgtgttgtcccatCCTCCATCCATTCATCCGTTCATTGCATGTGTTTTGTGTAGAGTTTTACGGCTCAAAGCGCCTCTGACGAGGCGCCAACGAGGTAAAATCGCACTGCCGCGGAACGGTCGGATTCGTCTCGCTCGATGCAACAATAGGTCACATTCATCTATTCACCAAGTCCCAGGGCGCTCAACAATCCGCTGCAACGTTTCTTCTGTTTTCGCAGCGTAATACTCGCAGCACTTCTATTCTAGCGATGCATAACACGTTTCGAGCACATTCGCGCTTCACGCTGCCGGATAACCGGCAGTTACTACCTATATGCCCTGTTGCACCTTTCAAACCGTGAATGTGACCTATTTTGTTATTGTACTGGAATAGCGCACAGCCCTGTTTTGGCGATTCGGACCTACATCACAATCTTTTCTCCCCCCATCCCTCTTTCGCAGAAAACCGGCAAATGGAACGCCATGCACGTGCGGATAGCGTGGGAGATCTACCACCACCAGGCCAAGCAGAACCCGGACAAGGCGGCCTCGATGAAGACGGCCACGGACATGCTGCGGCCGCCGTCCCACATGTACCCGCCGCCGGCGGCCAGTCTGGTGCGACCGCACGATTTGCCCTCGTCCGCCTATCCACCGACGGGGCTGCCGGGTCGGCCCGGACCGTACGAGTCGGCCCCGCTGCCGCCGAGCTTCATCGGCTCGGCCGGTCATTTAGGTAAGGTTTTCCCCTCTGGCATGGTCTTCAGCAGTAACCATGTACTAAATGCCGCTACATGTGTTTCAAAAGGTGTCTCCCCCTTCGGTCGATACGCTTCGCCGTACGGCGGGTCGCCCTTCAGTGGGCTGTCGCCGTTCTCGCGGGAAATCCCGATTGGATCGCAGATGGCCGGATCGTTACACGACCCGTGGAGAAGGTAAGTTCGTCGATCAAATTCCGACAGGGGGAAGGTTCGTTACTGATGGATGTTTGTGTTTGTCGTTACAGTGCAATACCACGCGGAGTGGCTGGGTATCCGCCGGGGCCACCGCCGGGAGCAGGTGGTGCGTGGCCACCGACGATCAAGCCGGACCCGAGCGTGGCAGCTGAAACGGCGCGGCGGGAGGCCGAGGAACGCGAACGGCAACGGGAGCGCGATGAAAGGGAACGGGAACGGCAGAGGAGAGAACGGGAAGAGCGCGAGAAGCAGCGGGAACGAGAACGGGAAGAAAAGCTACGAAAAGAGCAGCAAGAGCGAGAGCGTGAGCGGGAACGTGAACGAGAGAGGGAGCGGGAACGAAAGGAGAAGGAACGACGAGAAATGGAGAGGCGAGAGATGGAACGGGAGAGGATGTTGGTCCAACAGCAACGGGAATCGAAGGCAGCCGCTGTGGCGAATTCAATGGTACGAGACAGGTCTCCCCTGAGGAACGGAACCGAACTGGACATCCGGATCAAGGAGGAACCTCAGGTTAGCATGCGTAGCAAGGAGGAAGAGATGATGATGCGAAGTCAGGCGGCAGTGGCTGCCGATCCACGGTATCATCCCTCGATGATGCCGCATCCGTACATGACTGGCCGACATCCGGCGCACTTGCTACCGACTGCCCATCTTTCCCGATCGATTCTACCGCCCTCGATGGGTATTCCCTCGCATTTCCCTCCGCCTGGTCCGTGGGGAGCGGATCCCTTCCGGGACTATCGGCTCGAATCCCTGCACCAGCTTCGTTACAACCCCATGGTAGACCTGTACCGGGCGGAGGAGGCCAAGGCCTCGCTTCTGTATGCGGCCCAATCAGCGCACTATCGTGGCAAAGAACCAAGTCCTGTGCCACCACCCCAGTCACACCATCGGATGCAGCCGGGACCTCCAGGACCCGGAGGACCCCCGGGTGGTCCGCCCGGTAGTCTGAAACCTCCGTCATCTCACCAGCTAGGTCCGCCAACCAACGGTCCCATGCCTGGCGCACCTCCAGGAGGTCCCAGCGGACCACCACCTGGAGCGCCGGGAGGCCCCGTACCCGGAATGCCCGGTGGCCCCGGATCTCACCCCGTGTCGGTCGATATGCACAAAAAGGAAGACTCCTGCCAATCGCGATGATAGTCATCATCAACGGCGTCCACATCACTGATCGTCATCGATGACGACGATTGAGGGAGGGAGCAGCTGTCGCCACCAAACAAACAAATACACTGAGAACAATATAGCAACCGAGAAAACGAATCAAAAGAGCGAGAGGCGGGACCGAGAGCATGTGATGCACTGATTGGACGGGAAGGGAGCCCAGTCCCCGGACGACGGTAAGAAAAGGAGAGGAAGCAAAAACAACAAAAGGTGATATTTTTAAATTGTAATTAGGAcgttaaaaaaacaaaacaaacaaacacacacatacaagagCGTCGTTCGAAAAATCGACGAATCGACGTGTGAATGGTGCAACAAAACACATTTTTTCGATCGAAGCAAGCGCGCgcgaagagaaagagagagataAACGGAAATTATTAGTGAGATATTTAATATATATACAATAGACACGCGCATTATATTTGACGGCAAAACTAACAAACACACACTCACACAGACACACGCATACATATTTGTAGAAATTGTGCATTTTTTCCAATTTAATGGAAACCGACGCGAATGTTGTTGTGTTAGGCGCGTGTGCGTGTAACAATAGTAGTGGTTTTTTCATCCCTCTTTCGCTGTAGTTGTTTAAGGCACAACACGCAAACCAACCAAGGGCGGGGTTGTGTGTGTGCAAGCACACACACGCACAAACCCGCCGGCAACTTCTGTACTATACCATACTTCTAATTGTAAATGTTAAGTAGTGATATTTGTATAAAACAAAAGCCGGCAAACAATGGAGCGCGCGCGTGGGTGACGGAGGAGGAGCTCGACGATGAAATTGTGCTACACAAACACGACAAAACAAAATGGCGCCGTAGTAGTATTtatatttgtttgaaaaacaatagaAAGTGTATGGGGTGTGCAGCTCGTCGCTCATTTTTTAAATGGATGGTATTTTTTGTTTCAGTGTGTGGGGAATTGGGGAGGTTTTTTGGAATGCAATTGGTAGAGTCGTGGTAAAAAGCATGCGATTGAAACGAATATGTGATCTGTCAATTATCCTTTCAGTTtatgtttagattttcatttgATGAAATTTATGTCCTGAAGGAGAATATCAAAACGTCGCCCCttaccattttttgaaaattattgtcttctcaattgtgctcattctgcgaatggagtgacgtgagaaaagtcggaggtGAGGAATcccgtctcgaatgaagtgactcgtgtaaatcaaatggagagtcacctcgatatacgactccgacttttctcacgtcactccattcgcagaatgagcacaaatgcgAATGCAGGGCTGCATGAAGTCTCTCAATTTCGCCAACTGCCCCTTTTGCGCCTCCCTTTTTCGAcacgagacattattgccagctccGGACGGAATTTCATCCGCCGCTTCGGCTTCTCTGTCTTTCGAGGCGAGATTTTACGATTTCCCTCATGTCTGGTTCAATCAGATGCTATCCGTCGGAAAACAGACTATTTATGATTACCTTAAGCTTCAATTGGTCCTTTCAGTTTCAACCGGCAGGAGAACAAACTCTTCCTTGTTTTTTTCTGTTGTTTCCCTCCTTGTTTTCGTTGATCTTCACAAGGTGTGTAGCCGAAAAGAATGTCACCACATTTCCTTACAAATATCCGTTGATCCTTATTATTCTTCTGCTTCATCAAATTGGTCTTCTTCTTGATTCTTAAAAGTTACACTTCAAGATTATTCAGCAAATGGGTTCTTCTCGTCACCAATGTGGTACTCTCcggtttgacaaaaaaaatgataACAATTTTCACCAACGGCATGGCCTACTCAGCTATGGACCAAACTACCATACACTACCCAACAGTTTTCTGTATGATTCCTTCTTTTTTAGTTATTTACGCTTCAGTTAGAGTTCCCTCCATCTGGATATAGTATAGTAATTGTAGACTCCAGAATAAGAGATTAACTGTTACAATAATAGTTTATAAGGTGCTTCTTGTTTAGAGGTCTAACAACGAACAATAGAAAATTTCTTCTACGAAGTGTCACCTTAGCATGGCCTACTGCTTTGCTACATCTCCCCTTTTAGAACGGGGCCAACCAAGCTGATAGCTTCCTAGACCAGAATGTTCGCTCTGCTTCAGGATTCACAGACTGTTCTTGGCCTTGAATTGGCTGGACCTCTTGATCAACTTCATCGTTAGACTCGATGCTAACTTGTGGTGGAGCAGGCTCAGGTATGTCACATCTTTGGTCTCCATGAACTACATCTCCTTCAAAATTAGGAAATTCTATATGCTCTTCGAGGAGTATTTGCCGTGGTAATTGAATGGATTGGCTTACGGATGATTCTTCAGTATCAAATCGGTAACGCAATTGATTTGTGTGTGACCGTACACGTTGTAGTTGACAGATCCTTTTCGCTCTACAATCCTTCCAGGGATCCATCCATTTCTTGTTGCTTTTGTGATACTCAGCATAAACCAGATCATCAGGTTGAAACTCACGTTTTTTAGCTACATGTTGCTTGTTGAACAGCATGTTTCGCTTTTCGTTGCTCTGTTTCGGTAGGTTTCTTCAGAAGCACCATGGTTGTGCGAGCTGGTCTACCAAGAAACATCTGCGGCGGAGTTCTTGATTGTGGAGTACATTTCTTTGGTGTATTGCGGTATGCAAACATAAAGGTTTGGAGATGCTCAAAGATGGTGTGTTCTCTCCTCCAGCTTCTTGAGTACGCGTTTCAATGAATACACAAACCGTTCAGCTTGACCATTTGATTGAGGATGGAATAGAGCTTTGCGCATGTGATGGATTCCGTTCTCTTGAAAGAACTGCTGAAATTGGTCACTTGTAAACTATGTTACATTATCCGAAACTAGGGTTTCCGGATTTCCGTATCGGGCGAACGTTTCACGAAAGATTCTAACGTTGCAGTAGTTGTTATGTTGCACGTTCGGAAAATGTCGGGCTATTTGGAATAGGCATCCAAGATCACCAGGTAATGATATCCGTAGATTGGGCCAGCCTAGTCTATGTGGATACGTTGCATTGATTTCGTGCACATCGGTCAGGATTCCAAAGCAGTTTTCGTCGGAGCTTTCGCTGCTTTAGCGCAGGATCTGTATTCACGTACAAACTGATGAACATCCTCGTCAATGTTTGGCCAATACACGTAGTTTCTCGCCAGAGACTTCATGCGGTTCATTCCGGGGCATTGTAGACTCCAGAATACGAGATTGGCTGTTATAATAATAGTTTATTAGGTGCTTCTTCTTTGGAGGTCTAACAATAGATAATAGAATATGCATTCTTTTACAAAGTGTCACCTTAGCATAGCGTACTGCTCTGCTGCGTATAGCAAGGATTGCATAGGTTCCAAAAAGACTCTCCAGTCATCGGATGGTTGCTGGTCCCCGAGTCGAGTTCGAATGCAATGTAGCTGCTCTTTAGTTATAGCCATGGTGGCTACATGACTCATCATTTATTGTTTGTTTGCGACCACATTTGCTGCTCAACCGAACTCCTAACGACAGCCCTTCTGGGAATTTGTCAGGTTTACCCTGAACTTCAGTAGGTTCTTCGACTTATCATCGGAAAAATCCgctcctttgttttttttttttcttggctgTTCATATCTTCCTCTAATAACCGTTGTGCTTTGGGATCAATCTCTGCGTGTGCCTCCCAAGCAGGGCCAAAAACTGTATGGTGTCGGCGATAAATGAGCGAATGCCTGGAATGACGGCTTTCATCGCACGGATTTCATTCTGCAGCGATGCGGTTTGGCACAGCCCCTTATGCATGTCAATGGCCAATAGCTTCTTTGAATCATCGTTCATCTCGATCTGTAGGCAGGCGTCAGATAAGTCGATATAGATAAGACTTCCAAGCAAGTGAGAGAAAATCTCCTCAAGCTTCGATAGAGGATAGTTGTTCGCTTCCAACGAGTCGTTCAGTCCAGTCGAATAGTCCACACAGATGCGAACACGATTATTTCGCTAACATCAGAGCTACTGGACTTCATGTTGCAGATCAAATCGCATGGCAACGACCACAAGCAGTTTCCAAGTTTGTTAGCAGATTGATCTCCGTGATGTAACTTGCGTAGTCTAGCTGCAGCAACGTGATGACGAATCTTCACTTCTTGAAACGGTTTGCGATGGGGTTAACCACAGCAACTCTTCGAGTTTGAGAGCTGTTATCGTTGGACTGTTTCTGCTCCGGCTTCGCAAGTTTCTTGATGCAGTCGCAGTAGCCATCCTTGTGACCGATGCGATCATATGTATTGCAGCGATGGTCGGAAGACGGAGAGTCACGGACGAGACCGCATTGCAGCATGGTATGGATGTAAGTGACTTACCTTTCTCCTTTGGTGGACGATGAGACTGGTGCTCCTCTTTCTCCGAGACCTCGTGGTCGACATGCCTCGAACCTGATTGTTTTTCGATGAGCGTTGGGTTCGCCTTGAGATTGACCAGTCGTTGGAACTCGTCAATGCGCGTCGGGAAAGTAACCGGTGTGTCAGCCGTCTCACCCTCCGGGATACGGGTAAACAGACGTGCCTGGACTACAGCGTAGCGTGGTATCCTGAGACCACACACGAATATCAAGCACTTGAAGTAATCAATGTTCACTTTCTCGAACTCGAACTCCTTGCGAGCACTGTTTACCTTCCCATCGTAGCTTACGATATCGTGGGCCTCGTTTTTCACCAGCTGCGGGAACAGGAAGCGCTTGTTGAAAACGGACGTCGGTGTGCCGAGAATTTTCTTCAGCAAGGAAACCGTTTGGTCGAACTGGATATCCTTCGGAAGCCTGGACAGGATGTAGTTCACGAAGGGGCTGTGTGATGCCTGATTCAGATTTTGCAGAAGACTTACCTTGGCTGTGTCGTCAAGATTTGATGTTCGTGGAGAAGGAGCATTATCTCTTGGTTGATCCCAGTATGCAGGAAACGAATTTGTCGCCATTTTCGTTGATATACCAGCTTGAAACTCGTTGCGTAGAGAACTGTTGTCTTTATTTTACCTCGTCGCCAAAAATGTTGTGATTTGGAATCAGCTGGAACAGTAAAAAAACGTAGTTTAGACTAattgaaaacgatcaaatttattTGCTTTGCATAAAAGAGACTGTGTCAAGCTCACACAAATGTAGCTTgctgtgtttaaaaaaaaaacgtgttccAAAAGACAACggaattcaaatttgaattttgcgAGGTGTGCTATGATCAGACGCAATTCTTACTCCAACTATGTTCATCAACCGAACTGAGAATGTGGACGAATCGGTTCCCCTTACTTCATCATCAGCCGATTGTTTTCTGGTAAGATGCTGCTATAGGATTGTTTTGATTGCAGACCTAGTTGCAGACGTCGCCGTCTCCTTCCGAATAAATAACTTCCAAACATTCGTTGGTCAGAAAACTTACAAAGATGGCGTTCGACCCGCTCTACAAGCTCATGAGCATCTTCACCGGGATACTCCTGTGCTAGAAATTGGGTCCATCTTCAAGCTGCCAAACTCCCGTTGCAGTGTTCGTCGTGGAGCCCACTTTTTTATGCAGTTGATTTTACGTTTGACCTACTACGATTGCAATTGGACTTCTGAAAGCAATTATTGTACGAATTCCTTTCAGAAGTACTGAAAATCAAAAGATCTAACGTCTGACATGTGTCGTTTGACAGTTGAAAGTCACGTTAAACTCGCGAACTAATTACCTGCTGCACTGATCGTAAAGCTGAGACGCATTATCTGAGCTTATGGTTCAAACAACTTTTGACATTCTCcaacatttagattttttttccttattaATTTTCAACATTTAAAGCACAATCCAAAGCCAGAATGACCCCGGTGTACAAACACAAAATTTTACAATCGAATATGCCTGTAGATGTGCGAGCATGCCAACACACAAACACTCTCACACCCTTAAGCCGACCAAAGGGTGCCTCGAACAAAACCGAAAACAATATTTCCTAGTTGTGTTGTTTGTCTCTGTGTCTGTCCGAGTTAGTCACCTATCACACCCATCCGCCATCTTGTTCGGTTGTTTTCAT
Coding sequences:
- the LOC109415781 gene encoding uncharacterized protein LOC109415781 isoform X5 (The sequence of the model RefSeq protein was modified relative to this genomic sequence to represent the inferred CDS: added 2967 bases not found in genome assembly) yields the protein MRTLNGFWCFLLQYVALSVVLSGCVATADNIPSVPTHNMSHKERNELKEEAREMFYHAYRAYMEKAYPADELMPLSCTGRYRGITPSRGDLDDVLGNFSMTLVDTLDTLVILGDLEEFERAVRLVIKDVKFDNDIIVSVFETNIRMVGGLLSAHILAEYVQKQADVMMWYRGELLEMAKDLGYRLLPAFNTSTGIPHARVNLKHGMKVEALRHSRETCTACSGTILLEFAALSRLSGEPIFEAKAHAAMDALWKMRHRSSDLMGTVLNVHSGDWIRRESGVGAGIDSYYEYCLKSYILLGDERYLARFNRHYNAIMKYISQGPMLLDVQMHRPHTKTRNFMDALLAFWPGLQVLSGDLKPAVQTHEMLYQVMQMHTFIPEAFTYDFQVHWGQHHLRPEFIESTYFLYRATGDHYYLQAGKKALKALQKHAKVPCGYAAVNDVRTGKHEDRMDSYVLSETFKYLYLLFSDPSDLLLNIENFIFTTEAHLLPLTLGQLGNHTFNIKEHEEGNMLDFMRSCPSPNKLFPETVRRPLRDLVTGVCPRISSAKRLRAADFQASNADHLRTVYDMGITMVSLGEGKVQLLHSFYNAKSPEDAERGLIFMQEMVELSKSNAIPKTQLQEVSFQRSGEELQVLKAGPSHFGPELTGDMSISQRAVFASPSKVCTSLKNSKELKGKIAILERGDCTFVDKARRVQSAGSIAAIVYDNTPNTSIDNQQMFAMSGDGRDDVKIPVVFLFTREAEVLLAAVKADPNLEITLRAVKELSDLHSPESTNAHSQKKTESARTSSSSSSSSSGIGSSIISSNGGSGVTGVSNVNHINHNLSLPPNVDPSTSDDSGRASERLTASSVAQRDPDSSRDRLSDASSRCSSGKGYICDSEGDDDKGSDGGSVVFASTPQTQPSPAVPPVAAAPSPVQASVPRKSDFPPTTGLPLSNGPLAGLAGSASPVQVPPGAANAGGGPAPPAPSPAPAALPPPSLPPPYPATPMQVSNGPIGTHLTPIGGHPAAVASPQSQQPGVPSPQQPQPPASPQTAGLSSKPLLPTASAKIPATLSTTTATTTVTTAMSSSQQPGKQGSPHPQSPLQPIGSVPSPAMQQQPHTPQSQPPPSPQQTPMQQHNSNSNSSSSNSGPVKPSSVPSFIGAGSSFAAVATTASAASLPNGLPPPTIPANGGQPPHTNSSSNSAAPSSLPVNVPHTPPAATPASGQSPAIHPSVESSLAASNSIGLRTHSPAVATSAALSAAVTPTGLLNGSHATHPGIPHSAAMMLPNGLGSIPPHYRAAYPGYPLYAPYGSFQHNPYLPPSVAAPNLSPRMHPGAPPGLGGIPPSMLGLGLMDSRLQHPLAGANGSPSHLRDRDASPMGQPPSKIVRPITPNANSNGSNSNSSSAPSATAAAPPHSSSGSVPPPSSHIPSPHGVPHGATPPSSHPSLRDQPPSQLSHPSLGGSSHLLPPHHPAAASQQQPPPPPLSSHPQPPASHLVGPSSHHPLVGPLPPGMPHGSAHHLSSHLPPTSSSAGSSNSNSAHLSHPSISASARTHSPRGHSPNRERDSYSSNVSSLSRSTPGSALPYGSGGSSASSASTGGPPPGPSPTLPYSSAGPPALSSPAALSVSSAASSAVSSSLTYPKPSLAAVTTSGSSSSVSASLPAGPPGWPPTLPPSATAVGGPSSAGAPPSHSPAAASSIVNNSSSSLSRPTPPPPSASSGGPTPSQPPTSHSSVPPSSFPAPLFAAPLPPPVVSTASTPSQPTAPHPFSAESLFSTKDQDMLRRELDNRFLDRSGLSTVPAPPYLRQELHHHQHQHTHLHQHQHQHQHQPILPTAAAPTPALFPPPLFKDVPKIGAVDSPFYRTGLGIPGYPYGPGLLHPGLSGPTQFVPPSHLQSFVPKKTGKWNAMHVRIAWEIYHHQAKQNPDKAASMKTATDMLRPPSHMYPPPAASLVRPHDLPSSAYPPTGLPGRPGPYESAPLPPSFIGSAGHLGVSPFGRYASPYGGSPFSGLSPFSREIPIGSQMAGSLHDPWRSAIPRGVAGYPPGPPPGAGGAWPPTIKPDPSVAAETARREAEERERQRERDERERERQRREREEREKQREREREEKLRKEQQERERERERERERERERKEKERREMERREMERERMLVQQQRESKAAAVANSMVRDRSPLRNGTELDIRIKEEPQVSMRSKEEEMMMRSQAAVAADPRYHPSMMPHPYMTGRHPAHLLPTAHLSRSILPPSMGIPSHFPPPGPWGADPFRDYRLESLHQLRYNPMVDLYRAEEAKASLLYAAQSAHYRGKEPSPVPPPQSHHRMQPGPPGPGGPPGGPPGSLKPPSSHQLGPPTNGPMPGAPPGGPSGPPPGAPGGPVPGMPGGPGSHPVSVDMHKKEDSCQSR